In the genome of Treponema pedis, one region contains:
- a CDS encoding NfeD family protein codes for MDLWSVWLLAGIICIGLELIVPGLVIIFFGLGAILTAVFAFVVPEVLWLQVLVFIVCSLFSLLFLRKKFTSVFKGSMFYPDKKSDNSAADFAEVSETVYENKEGRIKYKGTTWNALSVSGEIEKGSSVKIIKKEGLTYFVEKVIAK; via the coding sequence ATCGGACTGGAATTAATTGTTCCGGGACTGGTAATTATTTTTTTCGGTTTAGGTGCAATTCTTACTGCCGTATTTGCTTTTGTTGTTCCGGAAGTTTTATGGCTTCAAGTTCTTGTTTTCATTGTATGCTCGCTTTTCTCTTTACTTTTTTTGCGAAAAAAATTCACTTCCGTTTTTAAAGGTTCCATGTTTTATCCGGATAAAAAATCGGATAACTCTGCGGCCGACTTTGCCGAAGTATCGGAAACCGTCTATGAAAACAAAGAAGGAAGAATCAAATATAAGGGGACGACGTGGAATGCTCTTTCAGTTTCGGGCGAAATCGAAAAAGGTTCTTCCGTTAAAATTATAAAAAAAGAAGGCCTTACCTATTTTGTTGAAAAAGTAATTGCCAAATAA